The sequence AGCTAAATCAATCCCTAAATCCAATAGCTTGGCCGTCAAACGATGGGTCTGGGCTGTCGTATTGCTATACTGAAAACAACCGGAATCCGTTACAATAGCAGTGTAAAGATTAACGGCTATGTCCAGATCAATCTCTACACCCAGAAGGTTTATAAGGGTTAAAGCTAGCTCCCCTACTGCACTTGCTCGGGCATCAACCCAATTAATATCTCCAAAGTTTAGATTTGAGATATGATGATCTAGGTTAAGAATTGTACTGTTACCATGGATATCGGATTTTGCGAGATTAACTCTCCCCAAATCTGTACAATCTACAAAGAGCAGGGTCTTCGGTTGGGGATTCGGAAGGATCTGACTTATACAACGAGAACCCGGCAAAAACCCTAAATTTCCTGGTATAGGATTAGGATTATAGTACACCACTTCTTTGCCCATTTTCTGTAAAGCTAGACCTATGGCCAGCATAGAACCAATACAGTCACCATCCGGTGATATATGGGAGAAAAGCGCCACCTTTGGCGCTTTTCTTAGAACGTCTACAAACTCTTCCATGAAAGTGTTTTCAGTCATGGGATTCTTCCTTACTGGTTTCCTCGGATACTCCAACATCCTTCAGCAATTTCGCAATATACGCGCCATGTTGAATGGATGGATCGTATTTGAAAACGATCGATGGAACATGTCTAAGCCGTATCCGTTTGCCAATTTCACTTCGAACAAAACCAGCAGCACGATTCAAGGCATCTAATGACGCATTCCCTTCCTCCTCAGTACCCAAAACACTAATATACACTTTCGCGTGTGACAAATCATCTGCAACATCCACACTTGTCAGAGTTACAAATCCTATGCGAGGATCCTTTAACTCTACACGAATAAGCTGAGAAATTTCCTCTTTAAGTGTTTCCGCCAACCGATTAGATCGATGTTTTGACATACCAATACCTCCAGGGATTACTATAATGTTCGCTTAACTTCTTCCATAACAAATGCTTCAATAGTGTCTCCCTCTTTGACATCATTATACTTTTCTATTCCAATTCCACATTCATAACCTTCGGCAACCTCTTTTGCATCATCCTTAAAGCGCTTAAGAGATTCCATAACACCTTCATGAATGACAATGCTATCTCGAATAACCCGGACTTTGGCAGAACGAAGAATTTTACCTTCAGTCACCATACAACCGGCGACTGTTCCGGCTTTAGGAACTTTAAAGACCATACGAACTTCAGCCTTACCCACAACAACCTCTTTGAAAGAAGGGTCTAACAAACCTGTCATTGCCGCTTTAACATCTTCAATGGCGTCATAGATAACTCTGTATAAGCGCAGATCTACCCCTTCTAACTCAGCTGTTGCCTTG comes from Desulfosporosinus meridiei DSM 13257 and encodes:
- a CDS encoding DHH family phosphoesterase, with the translated sequence MTENTFMEEFVDVLRKAPKVALFSHISPDGDCIGSMLAIGLALQKMGKEVVYYNPNPIPGNLGFLPGSRCISQILPNPQPKTLLFVDCTDLGRVNLAKSDIHGNSTILNLDHHISNLNFGDINWVDARASAVGELALTLINLLGVEIDLDIAVNLYTAIVTDSGCFQYSNTTAQTHRLTAKLLDLGIDLASIHHNIFDQKPIAQVKLLQCALAGLEMYAEGQLALLTLSLEDFQRSGAEQELSDGLVNHVRSIAGVESAVLLKEVGPLEVKVGLRSNLWLDVNKIAAQFGGGGHKRAAGCTLKIPLTEAKISIIGAIEEALRSGRNN
- the rbfA gene encoding 30S ribosome-binding factor RbfA — encoded protein: MSKHRSNRLAETLKEEISQLIRVELKDPRIGFVTLTSVDVADDLSHAKVYISVLGTEEEGNASLDALNRAAGFVRSEIGKRIRLRHVPSIVFKYDPSIQHGAYIAKLLKDVGVSEETSKEESHD